A single Actinomycetota bacterium DNA region contains:
- a CDS encoding undecaprenyl-diphosphate phosphatase — protein MSLIQALVLGIVQGLTEFLPVSSDGHLVLVPFIVGWPEPSLAFIVSTHIGTLAALLWVFRARVIEIIRAVIGGPGREPDRRLAGLIVIGTVPGAVLGGIFASRIETTFERPVIAMLLLGVTGWALLSAESAYEQRKEEPRSEGSLTPMDAGLIGLAQATAILPGISRSGTTIATGMWRGIGRETAARFSFLLAIPITIGAVIVKIPDMIDEGTSGAGGAMALGVLTSGVTGVLAIQAMLALVKRRGLRPFGVYCFFAMTAGLLTALARG, from the coding sequence GTGAGCCTTATCCAGGCGCTCGTCCTCGGCATCGTCCAGGGTTTGACCGAGTTCCTTCCGGTCTCGTCGGACGGCCACCTCGTGCTCGTTCCGTTCATCGTCGGGTGGCCCGAACCGTCGCTCGCCTTCATCGTGAGCACACACATCGGCACGCTGGCGGCGCTGCTGTGGGTCTTCCGCGCGCGGGTGATCGAGATCATCCGCGCCGTGATCGGTGGGCCCGGCCGCGAGCCGGACCGGCGGCTCGCCGGCTTGATCGTGATCGGCACCGTCCCCGGCGCCGTGCTCGGCGGCATCTTCGCGTCCCGCATCGAAACCACGTTCGAGCGGCCGGTGATCGCGATGCTGCTGCTCGGCGTCACCGGCTGGGCGCTGCTCTCGGCGGAGTCCGCCTACGAGCAGCGGAAGGAAGAGCCGCGGTCCGAGGGATCGCTGACCCCGATGGATGCCGGGCTCATCGGGCTGGCGCAGGCGACGGCGATCCTCCCCGGGATCTCACGTTCGGGAACCACGATCGCGACCGGCATGTGGCGGGGCATCGGCCGCGAGACCGCGGCGCGGTTCTCGTTCCTGCTCGCCATCCCGATCACGATCGGGGCCGTCATCGTGAAGATCCCCGACATGATCGACGAGGGGACGTCCGGCGCCGGCGGCGCGATGGCGCTGGGAGTGCTGACCTCGGGCGTCACCGGCGTGCTCGCGATCCAGGCGATGCTCGCGCTCGTGAAGCGCCGCGGATTGAGGCCGTTCGGCGTCTACTGCTTCTTCGCGATGACCGCCGGTCTGCTCACCGCGCTCGCGCGCGGCTGA
- a CDS encoding S-methyl-5'-thioadenosine phosphorylase, protein MAGRATVGVFGGSGFYSFLENFEEVKIDTPYGEPSAPLVVGEIEGRSVAFLPRHGRRHEYPPHMVPYRANLWAFKEIGVQRVIAPAAAGSLQPHVRRGDFVVCDQLVDRTSGRAATYYDGPETTHVSLADPYCPELRSVAIERGRSLGITMHERGTVVVIEGPRFSTRAESRWYAEAGWEVINMTQYPEATLARELELCYGNISLITDYDVGVEGVPPVSVEEVVSVFSDNNERLRELLLAVAPAIPSERACACGTALSGARIGH, encoded by the coding sequence ATGGCGGGTCGCGCAACGGTCGGCGTGTTCGGTGGTTCGGGCTTCTACTCGTTCCTCGAAAACTTCGAAGAGGTAAAGATCGACACGCCGTACGGGGAGCCGTCGGCACCGCTGGTCGTCGGAGAGATCGAGGGCCGTTCCGTCGCGTTCCTGCCTCGCCACGGCCGCCGGCACGAGTACCCGCCGCATATGGTCCCCTACCGCGCCAACCTCTGGGCGTTCAAGGAGATCGGCGTCCAGCGCGTCATCGCTCCGGCGGCCGCCGGCTCGCTTCAGCCCCACGTGCGGCGCGGCGACTTCGTCGTGTGCGATCAGCTCGTCGACCGCACCAGCGGGCGCGCCGCAACGTACTACGACGGGCCCGAGACGACGCACGTCTCGCTCGCCGATCCCTACTGTCCGGAGCTTCGGAGCGTCGCGATCGAACGCGGTCGCTCGCTCGGGATCACGATGCACGAGCGAGGGACGGTGGTGGTTATCGAAGGGCCACGGTTCTCGACGCGGGCGGAGTCGCGCTGGTACGCGGAGGCCGGCTGGGAGGTCATCAACATGACCCAGTACCCGGAAGCGACCCTCGCGCGCGAGCTCGAGCTCTGCTACGGGAACATCTCGCTGATCACCGACTACGACGTGGGGGTCGAGGGAGTCCCGCCGGTCTCCGTCGAGGAGGTCGTGTCGGTGTTCTCCGACAACAACGAACGGCTGCGAGAGCTATTGCTCGCGGTCGCACCGGCCATCCCGTCGGAACGCGCCTGCGCCTGCGGCACCGCGCTGTCCGGCGCTCGCATCGGGCACTGA
- a CDS encoding FmdB family zinc ribbon protein, translating to MPTYEYVCMSCERHVEVVQSFSDEPLRTCEHCGGPLKRVFHPVGIVLKGSGFYSTDNRSSRSKAAAAESKKETSSESKGSESKPTESKGSESKSSGSKGSESKPKPDGSSSKASPSKGDGGSKS from the coding sequence ATGCCGACGTACGAGTACGTGTGTATGTCCTGCGAACGACACGTCGAGGTCGTCCAGAGCTTCTCGGACGAGCCGCTCCGCACCTGCGAGCACTGCGGCGGCCCACTCAAGCGCGTCTTCCATCCCGTCGGCATCGTGCTGAAGGGGTCGGGCTTCTACTCCACCGACAACCGGAGCTCCCGCTCGAAGGCCGCCGCAGCCGAGTCCAAGAAAGAGACGAGCTCGGAATCGAAGGGCTCCGAGTCGAAGCCCACGGAATCCAAGGGTTCCGAGTCGAAAAGCTCGGGATCGAAGGGCTCCGAGTCGAAGCCCAAGCCGGACGGTTCCTCGTCGAAGGCGTCGCCTTCGAAGGGCGACGGCGGATCGAAGAGCTAG
- a CDS encoding 5-formyltetrahydrofolate cyclo-ligase, producing the protein MTTQDELSTRKASVRRLVLSRRGRLDPGVRAAAARDVAAALTTLPEVAGAGSVLGFASFGTELPTDPSMEALLAAGKRLLLPYVDGRRLCAATVGSIGDLAPGYRGIREPVARTPVDLAVADVILVPGVAYDERGRRLGYGGGFYDGLLSEVPRSVPRIGLCFDLQLVDEVPAGEADEPVDIVITERRVVRCGPA; encoded by the coding sequence ATGACCACCCAGGACGAGCTCTCCACACGCAAGGCGTCGGTTCGCCGGCTCGTGCTTTCCCGACGGGGACGGCTCGATCCGGGCGTGCGAGCCGCCGCCGCCCGGGACGTGGCGGCTGCGCTGACGACGCTCCCCGAAGTGGCCGGGGCAGGGTCGGTGCTCGGCTTCGCGTCATTCGGGACGGAGCTTCCGACCGACCCGTCGATGGAGGCTTTGCTCGCCGCGGGGAAGCGCCTGCTCCTCCCGTACGTCGACGGGAGACGGCTGTGCGCCGCTACGGTCGGCTCGATAGGCGATCTCGCGCCCGGTTACCGCGGCATCCGCGAGCCGGTCGCGAGGACGCCGGTGGATCTGGCCGTCGCGGACGTGATCCTCGTGCCCGGAGTGGCGTACGACGAGCGCGGCCGGCGGCTGGGCTACGGAGGCGGCTTCTACGACGGGTTGCTGTCCGAGGTCCCCCGCTCCGTGCCGCGGATCGGGCTCTGTTTCGATCTTCAGCTCGTGGATGAGGTGCCCGCCGGAGAAGCCGACGAGCCGGTGGACATCGTGATCACCGAGCGTCGAGTCGTCCGCTGCGGCCCGGCGTGA
- a CDS encoding diguanylate cyclase yields MSLRSRLTIAFLVVLTLPLITVVLLLRGGVDEEVRARAAAELRAAHAAAPALYRAQQARAADLVRGVAAGLGPRLERVFGDPAVAANFAEEARGSLDILAVVSGDGTVLGSASAEPELLPGAVALPVAEVVRTRASSRAALAETVVAGSAGSPGSLVGGFWLDGSFLSALGATDVEAIVLVDGVVTAATDPSIARAISPDWDPSGPLLEGDIAGREVVAFAGPLVEGLPPSKLSVVTYGNRDALLASDRPSGVAVWAVVALAVIAGGVVAWMLSRLFTRPLDDMAIAARSLARGGAVGTFDVDSTDEVGRLASAFNEVLEGTQARMLELEESRDETRRYVERLGEALRSTHDLSKLLSVVLETAVAAVQARAGAVWLLAPSRVELSLKVSRGFPPEALDRRTRVGEGLAGHVAQARQPVLIPSSGAAPTAAPWEPQEPTMLAVPLESETQLIGVISLYGRTHPKPFDATDLDTVRSLARQAAVGVENVLLHQEAQRLSITDGLTSLWNYRFLNMRLAQEVERAIRFNRSLSLLMIDIDHFKDVNDRYGHQRGDAILSELANRVVTETRAQVDTVARYGGEEFVLLLPETPLEGGRVVAEKIRGSIASRPFGSGDEAISVTVSIGIACFPQHGATAQTLLRSADQALYEAKGRGRNVVVSSDELDQAPPSPVADDPGQS; encoded by the coding sequence ATGTCGCTCCGCTCGCGTCTGACGATCGCGTTCCTCGTCGTCCTCACCCTGCCTCTCATCACCGTCGTGCTCCTCCTGCGCGGCGGAGTGGACGAGGAGGTTCGTGCGCGCGCCGCGGCCGAGCTCCGGGCCGCGCATGCCGCTGCACCGGCGCTGTACCGCGCGCAGCAGGCCCGGGCGGCCGACCTCGTGCGCGGCGTTGCCGCGGGCCTCGGCCCCCGGCTCGAGCGCGTGTTCGGCGATCCCGCCGTCGCGGCGAACTTCGCGGAAGAGGCGCGCGGCTCGCTCGATATCTTGGCCGTCGTCTCCGGCGACGGAACCGTCCTCGGGTCGGCTTCCGCCGAGCCCGAGCTCCTTCCCGGCGCGGTCGCGCTTCCCGTCGCCGAAGTGGTGCGCACGCGTGCGTCGTCCCGCGCGGCCCTCGCCGAAACGGTCGTCGCCGGCAGCGCCGGCTCGCCGGGAAGTCTGGTGGGCGGCTTCTGGCTCGACGGCTCGTTCCTGTCCGCGCTCGGGGCGACCGACGTCGAAGCGATCGTCCTCGTGGATGGGGTAGTGACGGCGGCAACCGATCCTTCGATCGCGCGTGCGATCAGCCCCGACTGGGATCCATCGGGCCCCCTGCTCGAAGGCGACATCGCCGGGCGTGAGGTCGTCGCCTTCGCCGGCCCGCTCGTCGAAGGTTTGCCGCCCAGCAAGCTTTCCGTCGTGACCTACGGGAACCGCGACGCGCTGCTCGCCTCGGACCGGCCGTCGGGGGTCGCGGTGTGGGCGGTCGTCGCACTGGCGGTCATCGCCGGGGGAGTGGTCGCGTGGATGCTCTCACGTCTCTTCACGCGACCGCTGGACGACATGGCCATCGCGGCGCGGTCGCTCGCACGCGGCGGCGCCGTGGGGACGTTCGACGTCGATTCCACCGACGAGGTCGGCCGGCTCGCCTCCGCGTTCAACGAGGTGCTGGAAGGCACGCAAGCGCGGATGCTCGAGCTCGAGGAGTCCCGCGACGAGACGCGTCGCTACGTCGAGCGTCTCGGCGAAGCTCTCCGCTCCACGCACGATCTTTCGAAGCTGCTCTCCGTCGTTCTCGAGACCGCCGTCGCCGCGGTGCAGGCGCGCGCCGGCGCCGTGTGGCTTCTCGCGCCTTCCCGGGTCGAGCTTTCGCTCAAGGTCTCGCGAGGGTTCCCGCCTGAGGCGCTCGACCGACGGACGCGCGTCGGTGAGGGGCTCGCCGGTCACGTCGCGCAAGCTCGTCAGCCTGTGCTCATCCCGTCGAGCGGCGCAGCTCCGACCGCGGCGCCCTGGGAGCCGCAGGAGCCGACGATGCTCGCCGTCCCGCTCGAGAGCGAGACGCAGCTGATCGGCGTGATCTCTCTGTACGGTCGCACGCATCCCAAGCCGTTCGACGCGACCGACCTCGACACGGTGCGATCGCTTGCGCGGCAGGCCGCCGTCGGCGTCGAGAACGTCCTGCTCCACCAAGAAGCGCAGCGGCTGTCGATCACCGACGGCCTCACGAGTCTCTGGAACTACCGGTTCCTGAACATGCGGCTCGCGCAGGAGGTCGAGCGTGCGATCCGATTCAATCGTTCACTCTCGCTCCTCATGATCGACATCGACCACTTCAAGGACGTGAACGATCGGTACGGTCATCAACGGGGGGACGCCATCCTTTCCGAGCTGGCGAATCGCGTCGTGACCGAGACGCGCGCGCAGGTCGACACCGTCGCGCGGTACGGCGGCGAGGAGTTCGTTCTCCTTCTCCCGGAAACGCCGTTGGAAGGCGGACGCGTCGTCGCGGAGAAGATCCGCGGATCGATCGCGTCGAGGCCGTTCGGATCCGGCGATGAAGCGATCAGCGTCACGGTCTCGATCGGGATCGCGTGCTTCCCCCAGCACGGCGCGACCGCGCAGACGCTTCTTCGTTCCGCCGACCAAGCGCTGTACGAAGCCAAGGGGCGGGGTCGTAACGTCGTCGTGTCCTCCGATGAGCTCGATCAGGCCCCGCCGTCGCCGGTTGCCGATGACCCCGGGCAATCGTAG
- the galU gene encoding UTP--glucose-1-phosphate uridylyltransferase GalU has translation MSVTKAVIPAAGLGTRFLPATKAQPKEMLPVVDKPAIQYVVEEAVAAGCTDILIITGRGKRSIENHFDRSFELEYWLETKGDEAKLASVRAVSDMADIHYIRQKQPLGLGHAVATAERHVGDQPFAVLLGDDIIGENLLQKMLAVYGQYGRSVIALQEVPREDIRFYGAATPEPVEENLVKVLDIVEKPDPAKAPSNLAAIGRYVFTPEIFGELRKVQPGVGGEIQLTDAINSLAKLQVVYGYLFDGVRYDIGKKIDYLRATVELAAEREDLGEEFREFLAEFVTRKKLV, from the coding sequence ATGTCGGTGACCAAGGCAGTCATCCCCGCCGCCGGCCTCGGCACGCGATTCCTCCCCGCGACGAAGGCGCAGCCGAAAGAGATGCTCCCTGTCGTGGACAAGCCGGCGATCCAGTACGTCGTCGAGGAAGCGGTCGCCGCGGGCTGCACCGACATCTTGATCATCACCGGCCGCGGGAAGCGTTCGATCGAGAATCATTTCGACCGCTCCTTCGAGCTCGAGTACTGGCTCGAGACGAAAGGGGACGAAGCCAAACTTGCCTCGGTTCGCGCCGTCAGCGACATGGCGGACATCCATTACATCCGTCAGAAGCAGCCGCTCGGTCTCGGCCATGCTGTGGCGACCGCCGAGCGACACGTCGGCGACCAACCGTTCGCCGTGCTGCTCGGCGACGACATCATCGGGGAGAACCTCCTCCAGAAGATGCTCGCCGTGTACGGACAATACGGGCGGAGCGTGATCGCGTTGCAGGAGGTCCCGCGAGAGGACATCCGCTTCTACGGCGCCGCCACGCCGGAGCCGGTCGAGGAGAACCTCGTCAAGGTGCTCGACATCGTCGAGAAGCCGGACCCGGCGAAGGCGCCCTCGAACCTCGCGGCGATCGGGCGCTACGTCTTTACCCCGGAGATCTTCGGTGAGCTGCGGAAGGTGCAGCCCGGGGTGGGTGGAGAGATCCAGCTGACCGACGCGATCAACTCGCTGGCGAAGCTGCAGGTCGTCTACGGCTACCTGTTCGACGGCGTTCGGTACGACATCGGCAAGAAGATCGACTACCTCCGCGCCACGGTCGAGCTGGCCGCAGAGCGTGAGGATCTGGGCGAGGAGTTCCGAGAGTTCCTCGCCGAGTTCGTAACGCGCAAGAAATTGGTGTAA
- a CDS encoding haloacid dehalogenase: protein MVDLNNVSEQIRKRLDAKSEAREKGLRGSRQAIRECANSIRATHRADLDLAQELMAAAKSSLDGARSAMKPFPDIYYAGFLQDAEKEYAEARATYVLINGGEVPTPEDLEVGDAPYLNGLSEVIGELRRHILDIMRKGELERGEELLGAMDDIYYVLVSMDYPDAMTGGLRRSTDVARSIMERTRGDLSLTLVQQNIADTMAGHRKS, encoded by the coding sequence ATGGTCGATCTGAACAACGTCTCCGAGCAGATCCGGAAGCGTCTGGATGCGAAGTCGGAAGCGCGCGAGAAGGGGCTTCGTGGCTCTCGCCAAGCGATCCGCGAGTGCGCGAACTCGATCCGTGCGACCCACCGGGCCGACCTCGATCTGGCGCAAGAGCTGATGGCCGCAGCGAAGAGCTCGCTCGACGGCGCTCGAAGCGCGATGAAACCGTTCCCCGACATCTACTACGCGGGATTCCTCCAGGACGCCGAGAAGGAGTACGCGGAAGCGCGCGCGACGTACGTGCTCATCAACGGGGGAGAGGTCCCGACCCCGGAGGATCTCGAGGTCGGCGACGCGCCGTACCTCAACGGACTCTCCGAAGTGATCGGTGAGCTACGCCGACACATCCTCGACATCATGCGCAAGGGAGAGCTCGAGCGCGGCGAGGAGCTGCTCGGCGCGATGGACGATATCTACTACGTCCTGGTGTCGATGGATTACCCCGACGCGATGACCGGCGGGCTGCGGCGATCGACCGACGTCGCGCGCTCGATCATGGAACGAACGCGCGGCGACCTCTCATTGACGCTGGTTCAGCAGAACATCGCCGACACGATGGCCGGGCACCGCAAAAGCTAG
- a CDS encoding peptidoglycan DD-metalloendopeptidase family protein → MNRELTHRVRRPGRWTAVALAVFMALGATAQAGPSPEPSPSAEDAKLNGIFAKFDGKRDAVEGRLRALELELIAIQQRLNKVRTKLKKAEIELVRRQAALVAATEALEAQKLLTRDSAASLYMRGPWSYVNAMLNAQSVSDMVRVEVFSESVLNDFISVMHDLSAKKEAATKAYGAARARAIDLRKQVKEIEQEETELLEDQQVEFSRRQLLINELIADFGGLDELRKHGFDIIVKAYSGTDTKIATLLQEAQKNQEVAEEGEYFLRWPVESRRITSAYGWRIHPLWGYRSFHTGIDVGANYGDEIVASLSGRVVAVDYMGAYGLAAVIDHGDSLATVYAHMSRAFVQAGDRVLAGEKIGAVGCSGWCTGPHIHYEVRLATKPVNPTHWL, encoded by the coding sequence ATGAATCGAGAGCTGACGCACCGTGTCCGCAGGCCCGGCCGCTGGACGGCCGTGGCCCTTGCCGTGTTCATGGCGCTCGGCGCGACCGCTCAGGCGGGCCCAAGCCCGGAGCCGTCCCCCAGCGCGGAAGACGCCAAGCTCAACGGGATCTTCGCCAAGTTCGACGGCAAGCGCGACGCGGTGGAAGGCCGGCTCCGCGCCCTCGAGCTCGAGCTGATCGCGATCCAGCAACGGCTGAACAAGGTCCGTACGAAGCTTAAGAAGGCCGAGATCGAGCTGGTCCGGCGCCAGGCAGCGCTCGTTGCGGCAACGGAAGCGCTCGAGGCGCAGAAGCTCCTCACGCGCGACAGCGCGGCGTCGCTCTACATGCGGGGGCCGTGGAGCTACGTCAACGCCATGCTCAATGCGCAGAGCGTGAGCGACATGGTCCGGGTCGAGGTCTTCTCGGAGTCCGTGCTCAACGACTTCATCAGCGTGATGCACGACCTGAGCGCCAAGAAGGAGGCGGCCACCAAGGCGTACGGGGCCGCGAGAGCGAGGGCGATCGATCTTCGGAAGCAGGTCAAGGAGATCGAGCAGGAAGAGACGGAGCTGCTCGAAGATCAGCAGGTTGAGTTCAGCCGGCGCCAGCTGCTCATCAACGAGCTCATCGCCGACTTCGGCGGGCTCGACGAGCTGCGCAAGCACGGCTTCGACATCATCGTCAAGGCGTACAGCGGTACGGACACCAAGATCGCAACACTGCTCCAAGAAGCGCAGAAGAACCAAGAGGTTGCCGAGGAAGGCGAGTACTTCCTTCGCTGGCCGGTCGAGTCCCGCCGGATCACCTCGGCGTACGGCTGGCGGATCCACCCGCTGTGGGGCTACCGCTCGTTCCACACCGGCATCGACGTCGGCGCGAACTACGGCGACGAGATCGTCGCGAGCCTTTCCGGTCGCGTCGTGGCGGTCGACTACATGGGCGCTTACGGTCTGGCCGCGGTGATCGACCACGGCGACTCTCTGGCGACGGTCTACGCGCACATGTCGCGCGCGTTCGTTCAGGCGGGCGACCGGGTTCTCGCCGGCGAGAAGATCGGGGCGGTGGGTTGCAGCGGCTGGTGCACGGGCCCCCACATCCACTACGAGGTTCGCTTGGCGACCAAGCCGGTGAATCCGACGCACTGGCTCTAG